The following is a genomic window from Sphingobacterium spiritivorum.
TTTTGATAAAACAGCGGCTCTTGCAGATACCAAATGGAATAAAACACTTGGAAAAATTGACTTTCAAGGTGACGCAGATACAAAGAAAATATTCTACACGGCTTTATACCACACTTATTTTGCCCCGACTATATTTAATGATGCAAACGGTGACTACTTAGGAACAGACAAACAGGTATACGAAAAGCAGGATTTTACAAATCATACAGTTTTCTCGCTTTGGGACACCTATCGTGCACTGCACCCTTTGATGACGATTACAGAAGAACCACAGGTTGTACGTGACTTTATCAAGTCTATGCTCGCTATATATGAGCAACAGGGCAAATTACCGGTATGGCATTTACAGGGAAATGAGACCAATACTATGGTAGGTCTTCCTGCTATTCCGATTATCGCTGATGCAGTACTTAAAGGATTTCTTAACAAAGAAGAAGAACAAATGGCATGGGAAGCTGTCAAAACAACAGCCATGGGCTACGACAATGGGCTACGTTTTGTACGTGATCTGACCTACATTCCTATCGACAGCATGGATCACGAATCTGTAGCTTGGGCACTGGAATATGCCATCGCTGATTTTGGCGCGTATAAAATAGCTGAAAAATTAGGCAAACAGGAAGATGTGGCTTATTTTCAAAAGCGCTATAAACTGTATGAGAAGTATTTTGATAAAGAAGTAGGACATTTTGTTGGCAGACGTGTCAACGGAGAATTCCGCAGACCATTCAATCCTTTAATGGCTAAACACCGTGAAAATGACTATTGTGAAGGAAATGCATGGCAATACACCTGGTTAGTCCCTCAGGATGTAAAAGGCCTGATCAACTTATTCGGCGGGGAAAAGAACTTCCTGAAGAAGCTGGATGAATTCACAACGATGTCATCCCAGCTTGGCGACGAAGCTTCTCCGGATATCTCCGGACTGATTGGTCAATATGCGCAGGGTAATGAACCCAATCACCACATTCCTTACCTGTATGCCTATGCAGGCGAACAATGGAAAGGTGCAGCATTGGCAAGAAAAGCGATGACGGAATTTTACACTTCGGCCCCTGACGGCTTATGCGGTAATGATGATGTGGGACAGATGAGTGCCTGGTATGTATTTTCGGCTATGGGTTTCTACCCGCTGAATCCAATGATCGGAACTTATGTGTTCGGATCACCATTAATGGAAAAGGCAACTATTAATTTACCTAATGGGAGCAAGTTTGTTATTAATGTCAAAAATCAAGGTAAAAACAACACGTACATCAAATCAATCAAACTGGACGGAAAACCGTATCACAAAACCTATATCACACACAGTGATATTAGTAAAGGTGGCCAGCTTGAAATCGAAATGAGCAGTACAGCAAATAAAAATTTCGGCAAGAACAAAGACAGCTGGCCGTCAGCTATAGAAAACTAAGAAGAAGGGTTGCTTAATGGATTAAGCAACCCTTCTTTTTTTCCTGACAGAATGACACCCAAAACACTAAGGAACAGAATTTGTTAATACTATATCGTAACTAAAAAAGGAGATTAAAATGAGTAATTTGAAAAATATAAATATTCAGGATATCGGTGATGGAAACGATAACCAAAAAGATTTCTACACAACTTTCAAAGAAAGATTACAGGATGTAGAAACTTTCCCAAGTGTTTATACCTTCAAATTTATTTTACCAAAAGACGAGGAGCAATTGAATCAGATCAAATCCATTTTTTCAGGAAAAGATGCTCAGTTCTCTTTAAAAGAGTCTAAAACCGGAAAATATAATTCAATAACCGTTAATGTAACGGTAAATGATGCCGATGAGGTCGTACACTACTATCAGGAAGTGGCTAAAATAAAAGGTGTGATTATGCTGTAAGACAGAGCCCTCCATATCATCAATAAAGGCATTCTGAATGAAATCAGAATGCCTTTATTATTTATCTCTTCTCTCGTTGTAGAAATAAATTCTGCAGGCAGCTCCAGCAGGATAAAAATAATAAGGATAACTGTATTTTTGAGACATGAGTTTATCTGTAAGAACTGCAGCTTCTTTTATATTACCAGCGTGTACCACAGGAGAGTAATATCTCCCCTTATCATGGATTACAGAAACAATATTAAATCTTTCAGGAGATATTGATTTAAGATCAAAAGTATAAAAAACATATGTGTGATCATTACCCGAAAGTAAAGAATGAATATATACCAGATCTTGATTTTCAACTTTTACTTGTCTGTCCTTACCTTTATAAAATGATCCCGGCAACCTGAGATCAACCATTACAGCAACCGGCCTTCCGGACATAATTCCAGAGGACCAACGCTTTTGATCTTTCAGAAAATCCTTCAGTAAAGGATCCGTACTATGGATAGAATCAGGAGTCAATATCCCATTACGCTCTACATAAAAACTGAATGTCTTTCCTCTTTTATACTCTTCTGTTTCCAACCTTCCCGCGACATTGAGGGAATCCAGATAATGAGCCCATTGTGATATAAATCTGTTCATTCCATCTCTTGGTTGCAGTACAGCATCCAGGGCATAAAAGACCTCATTTTTCGAATCTATATTGACAAGATTTACAAACACATCATTAGTATAATTATCAAAATACAACTCACCGCTGTAACTCTGTCGATCATTGAGTGTATTCAAAATCCGTTTCCAATTTCTTTCTAATGCTTTCACCACTTCCTTATCTAATCCGCTCTTGTTAAAATGAAGACTATGCTCATTTTGAACGGAGTCAAAAGATAAAGAAAAGCTCATCGTTGCATCCCGGTAAGGAAGATTCATCTTGACTACATCCGCCTTTATTAAAGTCGTTATATCCTGAGCAAAGGCAGCATGCATCTGTATACTTATAAATACCCAGAAAAAGATAAAATACTTGTTCATAACAAAGGTCTTTGTCATTATGAATATACAGAAAAAAAGACAATAAAAAAGCCCACCAGAGGTGGGCTGTTCTTTATGTAAAGTTTATCAGGATTACGCCTGAGGCGCTTCATTCTGAGGTGCCTGTTCAGCACTTTTTTGCTCTTGCTGAGGTTTATCTTCTCTTGGAGGACGCGGCAATAATGCTTTACGGGAAAGTTTCATTTTACCTTGTTTATCTACATCCAGCAATTTGACAGTAACTTTATCTCCTTCTTTGAAGATTCCGTCCATTGTCTCATAGCGTTTCCAATCGATTTCTGAAATATGTAACAATCCGTCTTTACCCGGCATGATTTCTACGAAAGCACCAAATGGCATGATGGATTTCACTTTACCTTCATATGTAGCACCAATCTCCGGTTTAGCAGCGATTGCTCTGATACGAGCTGTAGCTTCATCGATAGCGGTTTTATTATCTGCGAAGATCTGCACGATACCTTTGTTATCCACCTCTTCGATTGAGATCGTAGCGCCGGTTTCGCGTTGCATTTCCTGAATAATCTTACCACCTGGCCCGATAACAGCACCGATAAATTCTTTATCAATAATGATCTGGATAATACGTGGCGCATGTGGTTTGTAATCTTCACGTGGAGCAGAAATAGTTTTAGCCATCTCTCCAAGAATATGAAGACGGGCTTCTTTTGCCTGATCCAAAGCTTGTGTCAACACTTCCCACTTAAGACCATTGATCTTAAGGTCCATCTGACAAGCTACGATACCTTTTGAAGTACCTGTTACTTTAAAGTCCATATCACCTAAGTGATCTTCGTCACCAAGGATATCCGATAAGATTGCGTATTTCCCTGTTTTCTCATCTGTAATCAGACCCATTGCAATACCGGATACAGGTGCTTTTAATTTCACCCCCGCATCCATCAATGCTAATGTTCCGGCACATACAGTTGCCATTGAAGACGAACCGTTAGATTCCAGAATATCTGATACTACGCGAATTGTATAAGGATTTTCGGCATCTGCTGGTAATACTTGCTTCAATGAGCGCATAGCCAGGTTACCGTGTCCCACTTCACGACGACCAGGACCTCTGTTAGGTCTGACCTCTCCTGTAGAGAATGCAGGGAAGTTATAGTGCAGGATAAATTTGTTGTATCCATTGATAAATGCACCGTCTATCATCTGCTCATCATCTTTAGCTCCCAAAGTAACAGAAGTCAATGACTGTGTTTCACCACGTGTGAATACAGCAGATCCGTGAGCAGCAGGCAGGTAATTCACTTCTGACCAGATCGGACGTACAGTACGTACATCACGACCGTCCAGACGAATTCCTTCGTCCAATACTAAATTACGTACAGCATCATACTGTACATCGTGAAAATATTTTTTAGCTAAGAATTTTGTATCATCATCGATCTCTTCGCCAAGTGTAACGAAGAATTCTTCGCCGATCTCAGCAAATTTCTCACCACGTTCGTGTTTTGTTGAGCCTGATTTTGCGATCGCATATACTTTATCGTATGTAGCTGCAAAAATCGCTTCACGCAATTCTGGGTTTGATGGTTCGTGGTTGTACTCGCGTTTTGTGGTAGCACCAACAAGATTGGCCAATTCTACCTGTGCAGCGATTTGTTTTTTGATAGCTTCGTGTGCAAAAGCAATTGCTTCAACCATTTCAGTCTCTGAAATTTCATTTGCTTCACCTTCCACCATACCGATATCCTGTGCAGAACCGGCTACGATAAATTCTAAAGTAGCACGTTCTAAATCTGATAATTTCGGGTTGATCACCAACTGACCGTCGATTTTAGCAACACGAACTTCTGAGATAGGACCGTTGAAAGGAATATCTGAAACTGCAATAGCAGCGGATGCAGCAAGACCTGCCAATGCATCAGGCATAATATCTTTATCTGCAGAGATCAGACTGATCATTACCTGAGTATCTGCGTGATAGTTTTCAGGGAATAGCGGACGTAAAGCTCTGTCTACCAAACGAGAGATTAATACCTCATAGTCTGACAATCTGGCTTCACGACGTAGAAAACCACCTGGAATACGACCTGTAGCCGCATATTTTTCCTGATAATCTACGGATAAAGGTAAAAAGTCTACTCCTGGCTTAGCTTCTCTTGCAGAAACAACTGTAGCCAGCAACATCGTATCACCTTGTTTGACGACTACTGAACCATCGGCTTGTTTCGCCAATTTACCAGTAGACAGTTCGATTTGGGTGCCATTACCCATATCGATGATTGTTTTGATTTCGTTATAACTCATTTTTTGTTCATTGAGACACGCTTTTCATCATTTTGGCAGCGCGTCAATATATTAAAACTTTTAAATTCAGCACAAAGGTAAATAAAATTTATGCTTTAATA
Proteins encoded in this region:
- a CDS encoding DUF493 domain-containing protein; the encoded protein is MSNLKNINIQDIGDGNDNQKDFYTTFKERLQDVETFPSVYTFKFILPKDEEQLNQIKSIFSGKDAQFSLKESKTGKYNSITVNVTVNDADEVVHYYQEVAKIKGVIML
- a CDS encoding GH92 family glycosyl hydrolase produces the protein MKSAGIKVLISIVASAGLSLSSAQAQNFTQYVDPLIGSAGHGHVFVGANVPLGAVQLGPTQIAQTWDKFNGWDWVSGYNFKSKDILGFTHTHLSGTGIGDLNDIMIVPANGKLQLQPAQFDKMDTGYGSHFAKENEKAVPGLYSVYLDDYKVKAKLTASERVGYHQYTYDKTDNAHILIDLAFKMNWDKPTDTYIKQINDSTFVGYRFSTGWANDQKVYFALKTSVPIQKVDFYDDKTQKLGSQVVKGLGIKAALYFDAVKNKTIELKVGLSPVSTVNALANIDTEIPGWNFDKTAALADTKWNKTLGKIDFQGDADTKKIFYTALYHTYFAPTIFNDANGDYLGTDKQVYEKQDFTNHTVFSLWDTYRALHPLMTITEEPQVVRDFIKSMLAIYEQQGKLPVWHLQGNETNTMVGLPAIPIIADAVLKGFLNKEEEQMAWEAVKTTAMGYDNGLRFVRDLTYIPIDSMDHESVAWALEYAIADFGAYKIAEKLGKQEDVAYFQKRYKLYEKYFDKEVGHFVGRRVNGEFRRPFNPLMAKHRENDYCEGNAWQYTWLVPQDVKGLINLFGGEKNFLKKLDEFTTMSSQLGDEASPDISGLIGQYAQGNEPNHHIPYLYAYAGEQWKGAALARKAMTEFYTSAPDGLCGNDDVGQMSAWYVFSAMGFYPLNPMIGTYVFGSPLMEKATINLPNGSKFVINVKNQGKNNTYIKSIKLDGKPYHKTYITHSDISKGGQLEIEMSSTANKNFGKNKDSWPSAIEN
- the pnp gene encoding polyribonucleotide nucleotidyltransferase, with translation MSYNEIKTIIDMGNGTQIELSTGKLAKQADGSVVVKQGDTMLLATVVSAREAKPGVDFLPLSVDYQEKYAATGRIPGGFLRREARLSDYEVLISRLVDRALRPLFPENYHADTQVMISLISADKDIMPDALAGLAASAAIAVSDIPFNGPISEVRVAKIDGQLVINPKLSDLERATLEFIVAGSAQDIGMVEGEANEISETEMVEAIAFAHEAIKKQIAAQVELANLVGATTKREYNHEPSNPELREAIFAATYDKVYAIAKSGSTKHERGEKFAEIGEEFFVTLGEEIDDDTKFLAKKYFHDVQYDAVRNLVLDEGIRLDGRDVRTVRPIWSEVNYLPAAHGSAVFTRGETQSLTSVTLGAKDDEQMIDGAFINGYNKFILHYNFPAFSTGEVRPNRGPGRREVGHGNLAMRSLKQVLPADAENPYTIRVVSDILESNGSSSMATVCAGTLALMDAGVKLKAPVSGIAMGLITDEKTGKYAILSDILGDEDHLGDMDFKVTGTSKGIVACQMDLKINGLKWEVLTQALDQAKEARLHILGEMAKTISAPREDYKPHAPRIIQIIIDKEFIGAVIGPGGKIIQEMQRETGATISIEEVDNKGIVQIFADNKTAIDEATARIRAIAAKPEIGATYEGKVKSIMPFGAFVEIMPGKDGLLHISEIDWKRYETMDGIFKEGDKVTVKLLDVDKQGKMKLSRKALLPRPPREDKPQQEQKSAEQAPQNEAPQA